A window of the Gossypium hirsutum isolate 1008001.06 chromosome A05, Gossypium_hirsutum_v2.1, whole genome shotgun sequence genome harbors these coding sequences:
- the LOC107957301 gene encoding clathrin heavy chain 1 — protein sequence MAAANAPIAMKEVLTLPSIGISPQFITFTNVTMESDKYICVRETAPQNSVVIIDMNMPMQPLRRPITADSALMNPNSRILALKAQLPGTTQDHLQIFNIEMKAKMKSHQMPEQVVFWKWISPKLLGLVTLTSVYHWSIEGDSEPVKMFERTANLVNNQIINYKCDPSEKWLVLIGIAPGAPEKPQLVKGNMQLFSVDQQRSQALEAHAASFAQFKVPGNENPSILISFATKSFNAGQITSKLHVIELGAQPGKPSFSKKQADLFFPPDFQDDFPVAMQISHKYGLIFVITKLGLLFVYDLETASAVYRNRISPDPIFLTSEASAAGGFYAINRRGQVLLATVNEATIVPFVSGQLNNLELAVNLAKRGNLPGAENLVVQRFQELFAQTKYKEAAELAAESPQGILRTPDTVAKFQSVPVQAGQTPPLLQYFGTLLTRGQLNAFESLELSRLVVNQNKKNLLENWLAEDKLECSEELGDLVKTVDNDLALKIYIKARATPKVVAAFAERREFDKILIYSKQVGYTPDYLFLLQTILRTDPQGAVNFALMMSQMEGGCPVDYNTITDLFLQRNLIREATAFLLDVLKPNLPEHAFLQTKVLEINLVTFPNVADAILANGMFTHYDRPRIAQLCEKAGLFVRALQHYTELPDIKRVIVNTRAIEPQSLVEFFGTLSREWALECMKDLLLVNLRGNLQIIVQVAKEYCEQLGVDACIKLFEQFKSYEGLYFFLGSYLSSSEDPDIHFKYIEAAAKTGQIKEVERVTRESNFYDAEKTKNFLMEAKLPDARPLINVCDRFGFVPDLTHYLYTNNMLRYIEGYVQKVNPGNAPLVVGQLLDDECPEDFIKGLILSVRSLLPVEPLVEECEKRNRLRLLTQFLEHLVSEGSQDVHVHNALGKIIIDSNNNPEHFLTTNPYYDSRVVGKYCEKRDPTLAVVAYRRGQCDDELINVTNKNSLFKLQARYVVERMDGDLWEKVLNPENEYRRQLIDQVVSTALPESKSPEQVSATVKAFMTADLPHELIELLEKIVLQNSAFSGNFNLQNLLILTAIKADPSRVMDYINRLDNFDGPAVGEVAVEAQLYEEAFAIFKKFNLNVQAVNVLLDNIRSIDRAVEFAFRVEEDAVWSQVAKAQLREGLVSDAIESFIRADDATEFLDVIRASEDADVYSDLVRYLLMVRQKVKEPKVDSELIYAYAKTDRLGEIEEFILMPNVANLQNVGDRLFDEALYEAAKIIFAFISNWAKLAVTLVRLKQFQGAVDAARKANSAKTWKEVCFACVDAEEFRLAQICGLNVIIQVDDLEEVSEYYQNRGCFNELISLMESGLGLERAHMGIFTELGVLYARYRAEKLMEHIKLFSTRLNIPKLIRACDEQQHWKELTYLYIQYDEFDNAATTVMNHSPEAWDHMQFKDIIVKVASVELYYKAVHFYLQEHPDLINDMLNVLALRVDHTRVVDIMRKAGHLRLVKPYMVAIQSNNVSAVNEALNEIYVEEEDYDRLRESIDLHDNFDQIGLAQKIEKHELLEMRRVAAYIYKKAGRWKQSIALSKKDSLYKDAMETASQSGDRELAEELLVYFIEQGKKECFAACLFVCYDLIRPDVALEMAWVNNMIDFTFPFLLQFIREYTGKVDELIKDKIEAQKDVKAKEQEEKEVIAQQNMYAQLLPLALPAPPMPGMGGGFAPPPPMGGGMGMPPMPPYGMPQMGSY from the exons ATGGCGGCCGCAAACGCTCCCATCGCCATGAAGGAGGTCTTAACT TTGCCAAGCATTGGCATTAGTCCTCAATTTATCACATTCACGAACGTAACTATGGAATCTGATAAGTATATTTGTGTGAGAGAAACCGCGCCGCAAAACAGTGTTGTGATTATCGATATGAACATGCCGATGCAGCCGTTGAGACGGCCTATTACAGCGGACTCCGCTCTTATGAATCCGAATTCTAGAATCCTTGCTTTGAAAG CTCAACTACCGGGAACAACTCAAGATCATTTGCAAATATTTAACATAGAGATGAAAGCAAAAATGAAATCCCATCAGATGCCTGAACAG GTTGTATTTTGGAAATGGATTAGCCCAAAATTGCTTGGCCTGGTAACACTGACCTCTGTGTATCATTGGTCAATTGAAG GTGATTCTGAACCAGTTAAGATGTTTGAGAGAACAGCTAATTTAGTGAACAATCAGATCATAAACTATAAGTGTGATCCTTCGGAGAAGTGGTTGGTTTTGATTGGAATTGCCCCTGGTGCACCTGAG AAGCCACAATTGGTTAAGGGGAACATGCAACTTTTCTCTGTTGATCAGCAGCGTAGTCAAGCTCTTGAAGCACATGCTGCTTCATTCGCTCAGTTTAAG GTTCCAGGAAATGAGAATCCTTCTATTCTTATTTCATTTGCCACTAAGAGTTTTAATGCCGGTCAGATTACATCAAAGTTGCATGTAATTGAGCTTGGTGCCCAGCCAG GTAAGCCGTCGTTTTCAAAGAAACAAGCAGATCTATTCTTCCCGCCAGATTTTCAAGATGATTTTCCAGTTGCAATGCAG ATATCCCACAAATATGGTTTGATCTTTGTTATTACCAAGCTTGGGCTGCTGTTTGTTTATGATTTAGAGACAGCATCTGCTGTATACAGAAACAGGATCAGTCCAGATCCAATATTTTTAACATCTGAAGCTTCAGCTGCTGGAGGGTTTTATGCCATAAATAGGCGAGGTCAGGTGTTGTTGGCAACTGTAAATGAAGCAACAATAGTGCCATTTGTTAGCGGTCAA TTGAACAATTTGGAGCTTGCCGTCAATCTGGCTAAAAGAGGAAACCTTCCGGGTGCAGAGAACTTG GTTGTCCAACGTTTTCAAGAATTGTTTGCTCAGACAAAGTATAAAGAAGCTGCTGAGCTTGCTGCAGAGTCTCCACAAGGGATACTTCGCACACCTGATACAGTTGCCAAGTTTCAG AGTGTCCCTGTGCAAGCTGGGCAGACTCCGCCGCTGTTGCAGTACTTTGGTACCCTTTTAACAAGAGGACAACTCAATGCATTTGAGTCATTGGAATTATCTCGGCTTGTGGTTAACCAAAACAAGAAGAACCTTCTGGAGAATTGGTTGGCTGAAGATAAATTGGAATGTAGTGAGGAACTTGGAGACCTTGTGAAG ACTGTGGATAATGATCTTGCgctgaaaatatatattaaagctAGGGCAACTCCGAAAGTTGTTGCAGCTTTTGCTGAACGTAGGGAGTTTGACAAGATCTTGATTTACTCAAAGCAG GTTGGGTACACTCCTGACTATTTGTTCCTTCTGCAAACAATTCTCCGTACAGATCCACAG GGAGCTGTTAACTTTGCATTGATGATGTCTCAAATGGAGGGAGGTTGTCCAGTTGATTACAACACCATCACTGATCTTTTTCTTCAG AGGAATTTGATACGGGAGGCTACTGCATTTCTATTAGATGTTTTGAAGCCAAATCTGCCAGAGCATGCTTTTCTACAAACTAAG GTCTTGGAAATCAATCTAGTAACTTTTCCAAATGTAGCTGATGCCATCTTAGCAAATGGAATGTTCACTCACTACGATCGTCCCCGAATTGCACAACTATGTGAAAAAGCTGGTCTCTTTGTGCGAGCTCTTCag CATTACACTGAGTTGCCCGATATTAAACGTGTCATCGTGAATACACGTGCTATAGAGCCACAG TCACTTGTTGAATTTTTTGGAACACTTTCACGAGAATGGGCTTTGGAGTGCATGAAGGACCTTTTGTTGGTTAATCTAAGAGGCAATCTTCAAATAATCGTTCAG GTTGCCAAAGAGTACTGTGAGCAGTTGGGTGTTGATGCTTGCATAAAACTTTTTGAGCAATTTAAGTCATATGAAGGATTGTACTTTTTCCTGGGCTCCTATTTGAGCTCAAG TGAGGATCCTGATATACACTTCAAGTACATTGAGGCAGCTGCTAAAACTGGTCAAATCAAGGAGGTTGAGCGTGTAACCAGGGAATCAAATTTTTATGATGCTGAGAAGACAAAGAACTTCCTAATGGAGGCCAAGCTTCCTGATGCAAGGCCCCTAATTAATGTTTGTGATCGATTTGGGTTTGTTCCTGATCTCACTCACTACCTCTACACAAATAACATGCTCCGGTACATTGAAGGGTATGTTCAGAAG GTGAACCCAGGGAATGCTCCTTTGGTAGTGGGGCAATTGCTAGATGATGAATGCCCTGAAGATTTTATAAAGGGTCTCATTCTCTCAGTCCGTTCTCTGCTTCCAGTTGAGCCCCTTGTGGAGGAATGTGAGAAAAG AAATCGCCTTCGTTTGCTTACACAGTTTTTGGAGCATCTTGTGAGTGAGGGAAGCCAAGATGTGCATGTTCACAATGCTCTGGGAAAAATCATCATTGACAGCAATAACAATCCAGAGCACTTCCTCACAACCAATCCTTACTATGATTCTAGGGTGGTTGGTAAGTACTGTGAGAAGCGTGATCCTACTCTGGCAGTTGTGGCTTACAGAAGAGGACAATGTGATGATGAACTTATCAATGTCActaataagaactcattattcaAATTGCAGGCTAG GTATGTTGTTGAGAGAATGGATGGTGATCTTTGGGAGAAGGTTCTAAATCCTGAAAATGAATATAGAAGACAGCTAATTGATCAGGTTGTGTCAACTGCTTTGCCAGAAAGCAAGAGTCCAGAACAAGTTTCTGCAACTGTTAAAGCTTTCATGACAGCTGACCTGCCCCATGAACTGATTGAGCTTCTTGAGAAGATTGTGCTCCAAAACTCTGCATTCAGTGGGAACTTCAATCTGCAAAATCTACTTATTTTGACAGCTATTAAGGCAGATCCATCTAGAGTCATGGATTATATCAATAGGCTAGATAATTTTGATGGACCTGCAGTTGGAGAAGTGGCTGTGGAAGCCCAACTATATGAAGAAGCTTTTGCGATTTTCAAAAAGTTCAACTTAAATGTTCAGGCTGTCAATGTTTTATTGGATAACATTAGAAGCATTGATCGGGCAGTGGAATTTGCATTTAGAGTCGAAGAAGATGCTGTTTGGAGTCAGGTGGCAAAGGCACAACTGAGGGAGGGGCTGGTTAGTGATGCAATTGAATCGTTTATTCGTGCTGATGATGCTACTGAGTTCCTTGATGTTATCAGAGCTTCTGAGGATGCAGATGTCTACTCTGATCTGGTGAGGTATCTTCTGATGGTTAGGCAGAAGGTCAAGGAGCCCAAGGTGGACAGTGAACTCATTTACGCCTATGCTAAGACTGATAGACTGGGAGAAATTGAAGAATTCATTCTCATGCCAAACGTTGCTAATCTTCAAAATGTTGGTGATCGCTTGTTTGATGAAGCCCTATATGAGGCCGCAAAAATAATATTTGCTTTTATATCGAACTGGGCCAAGTTGGCTGTTACACTGGTGAGGCTTAAACAATTCCAGGGTGCTGTTGATGCAGCACGAAAAGCAAACAGTGCCAAGACATGGAAAGAGGTTTGCTTTGCTTGTGTTGATGCAGAGGAATTCCGATTGGCACAGATATGTGGTCTGAACGTTATTATACAG GTGGATGACTTGGAAGAAGTCAGTGAATACTATCAGAATAGAGGATGCTTCAATGAGTTAATCTCTCTCATGGAGAGTGGTTTAGGATTGGAACGTGCACACATGGGGATCTTTACTGAGTTGGGAGTTCTGTATGCCAGATATCGTGCAGAGAAGCTTATGGAGCACATTAAGTTGTTCTCTACTCGTCTCAATATTCCCAAGCTGATAAGAGCATGTGATGAGCAGCAGCACTGGAAGGAACTTACCTACTTATATATCCAATATGATGAGTTTGATAATGCTGCAACTACTGTGATGAACCACTCTCCTGAGGCATGGGATCATATGCAGTTCAAAGATATCATAGTCAAAGTTGCTAGTGTTGAGCTATATTACAAGGCTGTCCACTTTTACTTGCAAGAGCATCCTGATCTCATCAATGATATGCTAAATGTGCTTGCGCTTCGTGTGGATCATACTCGTGTTGTTGACATTATGAGAAAG GCGGGTCATCTGCGTCTGGTGAAGCCATATATGGTTGCTATTCAGAGCAACAATGTATCAGCAGTAAATGAAGCGTTGAATGAGATTTATGTAGAGGAAGAAGATTATGATAGATTGAGAGAATCTATTGACTTGCATGATAACTTTGATCAGATTGGCCTTGCTCAAAAG ATTGAGAAACATGAACTACTTGAGATGAGACGTGTTGCCGCATACATATACAAAAAGGCGGGCAGATGGAAGCAGTCCATTGCCTTGTCAAAGAAAGACAGCCTTTACAAAGATGCTATGGAAACTGCTTCACAGTCTGGTGATCGTGAACTTGCTGAGGAGTTGCTTGTTTACTTCATTGAGCAG GGCAAGAAGGAATGTTTTGCGGCATGCCTCTTTGTCTGTTATGACTTAATTCGACCAGATGTTGCTCTTGAAATGGCCTGGGTTAACAATATGATAGACTTCACATTCCCGTTCCTGTTGCAG TTTATCCGTGAATATACCGGCAAAGTTGATGAACTTATCAAGGATAAGATCGAGGCTCAAAAGGACGTAAAGGCTAAAGAGCAAGAAGAGAAGGAGGTCATTGCACAACAG AACATGTATGCGCAGTTGCTACCTCTTGCCTTGCCAGCACCTCCGATGCCAGGAATGGGAGGAGGTTTTGCTCCTCCACCACCTATGGGGGGAGGAATGGGAATGCCTCCGATGCCACCATACGGTATGCCACAAATGGGCAGCTATTAA